In Lagenorhynchus albirostris chromosome 1, mLagAlb1.1, whole genome shotgun sequence, the sequence CTAACCACAGCATCCTCACCGAACTGCTGACAATCTTCTCCTCGAAGGGGTGCCAGCTGACGTCACGCACACAGGCCTTGTGGTTGGTCAGCTTCTTCACGATGTGGCCGCTGAGGAGGTCGTACACTGTCCAGGAAAGGCCAGAGTGGAGAGGGGCCGCCAGAAGACCTTCGAGCCACCCCTCATCTCTCTCTGAGCAGCACCACTTACCTGCCTCTCAGACAACTTCCCGTTTTCCCAGGGGAGCAAAGCCCATGCCCGAGGATGGTGTTAGTTTCTTTTCCCTACCTCAGGTTGAGGGTATGGTCTAGCAGAGCTTGGGTATCTCTGGCCCTTAGCTAAATGTCACAGGGTctacagttaagaaaatgaaatgtggCTTTAAAGTAGCCATTTTCTTAAAAGCCCACAAGATATGGAAGACACCACAAAAGTGAACAATGGGCTGTCTCCACAGACATGTGAACGTGCTGTTCCTTTTCTGGACGTGGGTGCACCTTTCTCTCTCCCCGGATAGGCCTCCATGTCAGGGCCTCCCTAGGCTTGGCACTGTCTTAGGCTCCTGTGACTGTGTGTTTCTTTTCGTGCATTCCTCCTACTTCAGTGGCTGTACATCTTTTACTACTTGCTGCTGTCTTCTTGTGTCATTCTGTTTGTCTCTGTTCCCTCCTACCTTTCATCTgcaatctcttcccttggctggcTGAAAAACAGAACTGAGTATATTTCTGGCAATCTAGTATATTTACTGACTAGAATTCTGTGttccttttcttaatttaaaatgctgatgaatagaatgttttctctttctccgttTAAGCCTCCCTGCTCCAGGCTAAATGAAATTTCACTTGTAACTGTCACTGGGCTTCTTAAGGTAGTCACTGGTGGTTACAGGTAGAATGCCAGGGGAACACGGCTGCCCTTCCCGAGGCCCCCTGTTCAGACACCGTCCTTACCGACCACTTTGCCAGTGGAGCAGCCACTGTAGATGAACTGCTGGCCGGTGCTATGGGTGGGGGAGAATCGGCAGCGGATGAGGGTATGCAGCACCCCATGGCCCCGGTAGGTCATCAAGGAGCTGTCCCCTGGGAGCTTCAGCTTCCGCCAGGCTGGGGAGGGATGCAGGGTGAGCCCTGGGTTAGGGAGTCTGGATTCCCCTGTATCACTGGTCCTCAGCAAAGACTGATGCTCAAAGACAATCGCCTTTGCAATTCCCAACTGGTGGCTCTTTCCCCATCTAACAGTCAGCTGATACACACCAATACGGCTCTGCTGATGGTCAAGACGCTGAAATACTTTTGCATTCGTAGGTTTGGAGGGATCCCCAGCCCCTACACTGAGAACCCCTGGCTCTCCCATGGTTCAGCAAACGAAGAGTTAATGCCTGGCAAGGGGGAGGGCTCCAGGCTTTGGCCCATCCACGGCGCCCATGCCAGGCCTTGCCAGGGGTTAAATGTTTTAACTATCACCCCCGACCCTTCACTCTCCAGATCTCGGGTTCTACATCCGCTCTCACCTTTTTTGGGCACCTGCTGCCAGCGGTAGTCCCAGTTTTGCTGTGTGGCAGCCTGGCGAGAGGCTTCCATGCCTTCCCGGCTAGAAAAGCGTCGGATATCCCAGAGCTTGATGGTCTGGTCTTTGGAGTTGGAGATGAGATACCGGGCATCTCCCTGTGAATCCCAAGATGGATAATGAAGCATCGGAGCTTGCAGATGTCAGTGTCTGTCAGtccacttcccctccccagctcagGAGTATGAACCCTGGTCCTTTAACTTTGGTTGCCTCTTTCTTCATCCAGGTGGGCCTCACCATTGATTTCCTACCACAGACCCCACACCCTGGCTAGGTTTCCCCTTCTTTGCCTGGGGCGCTGGCTGGGCTCCTGTTCTATACTGGGTCAGATCGTCTTCTACTCTTCTTGTACAGAAAGCCCTGCTCCTTGAGGGATGGTGGGTACCAATCCTCACGTCTCGTGGCTTAAGCCTCTTCCCTAAACTCCAGCTCCTGTAAACCCTGGCTAATGAGGAGCTTGGCGAGTTCCCACACCCGTCCACTCTGACACCCTCCTGGACAACCACAACCTCAGTCGCCTGGCTGTGCAGTCCTGACTCTACGCCCACCTTGCTGTCAATGAAGGTGATGCCATCTTGATGTCCAGCCAGCGCACCCACGGGCTTGGGGTCATCCTCCCGCATGGTGCGTCGATCCCACACTTTGCAGATGGCATCGTCACCCCCGGAGAACAGGATTTGGGAGCTGATGTCAGCAAAGGCCACCGCATTCACATCATCCTCATGGGACTCAATCTAGGGGAGAAGGGGGCCAGGTCTTTCTAGGTCTTCCAATCGGCCAAGCACCAGGAGGCAGAGGCTTCAAGTCTCGGGAGCAATACCTGAAGGGTACGTCGGTTCTGTTCTCGATCAAAGACGTACAGGCAGCCATCATTGGCCCTGAAAGGGAACGGAAAAAGAGGGTTCTGGAGCCAGGACCGAGAGGACCCATGCTACGTGTGCTCTGGAGAGACTGTTGTCTCGAAGTCCTGCTGAGGGGAGAGCCCTTCTCTCTTCTTATACAGGAGGTGGGAGAAGAGTTAGCTGTGTTTGCGAGGAGGTTTGAGACCTCCCATCTCATGCTGCAGAAATGGTGAGTGAGAAGTGAAGCAACTCATAAACCTTGGCCCCGGAGAAGGCCTGGTTGTTCTCCACAGCTGCCTGGGTACAGGTGTCCAGTGCAGTCTCTGTAACGGCAGAGCTGGTCTCTGGGAGAACTCCTATCTCATTAAGTGACAGAGGCATCCCCACAAACACTCACCCTCCTAGCACTTCTCGCCCATCTGAGGAGACAGCGATGGAGAAGACAGCAAAGCGACGCTCATCTGGCCTGAAAAGAGCAAAGGAGGAGCTGCGTTAAGTGGACTTCCCTTTAGCCCTGGTTAATCTATACAGAATCTGATGAGGGCCGTGGGGCACGCTGCTGCGAGAAAAAGAAGTCGTGCCAGCACGCGCCAGAACGCGGAGCACCTCAGTGAGAAGGCGGGAAGAGTCCCGCAGCCATCTGTTTTACTCTGGTCCTCTGGCTGACAGGCAGGTCCCCTCCCAGGAATCCACAAAGAGAAACTTGCAACCAGTGTACTTTTCCCTCTAAGCAGGAGTTCCAGTTCAAGAGGTTTGCTCCTGGAGAGCCTTCCTTGAGAAGTTTCTGATGAGTCTAACCAGGAAAGGAAGCCAGTACCTTAGATCCAGGGCAGTATGTGTGTCTCCCTCCCCGTAGATGTTGCAGATATGAACTAAGAGAAGCAAGAGAAACAAGCATCTTTCAGGGCTGAGGTTAGGAGGGTGGAAGTGAAGCTAGGGAGGAGATGGACCAAAAGGGAAGGATGTTGGACCCTGGGAGTGATCTGCCCAGGAGAAGGCGTGGAGTCATGGCATGGAGGAGATGGGCATTTGGAGACCTCAGGTCCCAGGCTGAAGAGACGATGGTGGTCTGGGGCACACTCACTGTAATCAGACCAGCTGGAGTAAAGGAAATGGTTCCCGTCAGGGGTGAAGGCCACATCCAAGACGCTCCAGCCTACATCCCGGGCCTTGATGCTCTTGAATTTATGAAAGCGGCCATACCGGCAGTCATACAGTCGGATTGTCTGGTCTGTGTGAGTGGGGATCAGGCAGAATTAGGGAACACCCTCCTGGAATCCTCCCTAGATCAGACCTCTCTCACTCACCACTCATCTGTGGAATCTTCCCTTGATCATGGGATGTGTTCTAGCTAAGCATCCCTAAGCCAGGGTCTGAGCTCCCTGGGTCTGGGGCTTTCTAGCCTCAGTCAGGGAGAACGTCTGTTGTTCTAGGGCAGTTGGTAGGACTAGGGTCTGGTACCTTGGCAAGCAGACATGAAGATTTGACCATCTTTGCTGTAGATGCCACAGAAAGCCTTCTGAGAGTAGGTATCAGTGAAGCCCAGATCATTGGGCAAGAAGCTGGGAAGCAGAGGGAAAGTGAGGGTAAGGGGAGCTCAGGATGGG encodes:
- the DCAF11 gene encoding DDB1- and CUL4-associated factor 11 isoform X3, which encodes MTVPGMVVLETDTTHPWMQPLTHGSWNAMRSRHKWNWPQGGWGLGGQPGSTAFLKCCTSFLPNDLGFTDTYSQKAFCGIYSKDGQIFMSACQDQTIRLYDCRYGRFHKFKSIKARDVGWSVLDVAFTPDGNHFLYSSWSDYIHICNIYGEGDTHTALDLRPDERRFAVFSIAVSSDGREVLGGANDGCLYVFDREQNRRTLQIESHEDDVNAVAFADISSQILFSGGDDAICKVWDRRTMREDDPKPVGALAGHQDGITFIDSKGDARYLISNSKDQTIKLWDIRRFSSREGMEASRQAATQQNWDYRWQQVPKKAWRKLKLPGDSSLMTYRGHGVLHTLIRCRFSPTHSTGQQFIYSGCSTGKVVVYDLLSGHIVKKLTNHKACVRDVSWHPFEEKIVSSSWDGNLRLWQYRQAEYFQDDMPESEEHPSTPAPMSHPSTAFSSPQ
- the DCAF11 gene encoding DDB1- and CUL4-associated factor 11 isoform X1 — its product is MGSRNSSSAGTGSGDPSEGLPRRGTGLRRSEEEEEEDEDVDLAQVLAYLLRRGQVRLVQGGGAANLQLIQALSDSEEEHDSAWDGRLGDRYNPPVDATPDTRELECNEIKTQVELATGRLGLRRAAREHSFPQMLHQRERGLCHQGSFSLGERSRMMSHFLPNDLGFTDTYSQKAFCGIYSKDGQIFMSACQDQTIRLYDCRYGRFHKFKSIKARDVGWSVLDVAFTPDGNHFLYSSWSDYIHICNIYGEGDTHTALDLRPDERRFAVFSIAVSSDGREVLGGANDGCLYVFDREQNRRTLQIESHEDDVNAVAFADISSQILFSGGDDAICKVWDRRTMREDDPKPVGALAGHQDGITFIDSKGDARYLISNSKDQTIKLWDIRRFSSREGMEASRQAATQQNWDYRWQQVPKKAWRKLKLPGDSSLMTYRGHGVLHTLIRCRFSPTHSTGQQFIYSGCSTGKVVVYDLLSGHIVKKLTNHKACVRDVSWHPFEEKIVSSSWDGNLRLWQYRQAEYFQDDMPESEEHPSTPAPMSHPSTAFSSPQ
- the DCAF11 gene encoding DDB1- and CUL4-associated factor 11 isoform X2, with protein sequence MKMWIWPRGQVRLVQGGGAANLQLIQALSDSEEEHDSAWDGRLGDRYNPPVDATPDTRELECNEIKTQVELATGRLGLRRAAREHSFPQMLHQRERGLCHQGSFSLGERSRMMSHFLPNDLGFTDTYSQKAFCGIYSKDGQIFMSACQDQTIRLYDCRYGRFHKFKSIKARDVGWSVLDVAFTPDGNHFLYSSWSDYIHICNIYGEGDTHTALDLRPDERRFAVFSIAVSSDGREVLGGANDGCLYVFDREQNRRTLQIESHEDDVNAVAFADISSQILFSGGDDAICKVWDRRTMREDDPKPVGALAGHQDGITFIDSKGDARYLISNSKDQTIKLWDIRRFSSREGMEASRQAATQQNWDYRWQQVPKKAWRKLKLPGDSSLMTYRGHGVLHTLIRCRFSPTHSTGQQFIYSGCSTGKVVVYDLLSGHIVKKLTNHKACVRDVSWHPFEEKIVSSSWDGNLRLWQYRQAEYFQDDMPESEEHPSTPAPMSHPSTAFSSPQ